A single Glycine soja cultivar W05 chromosome 14, ASM419377v2, whole genome shotgun sequence DNA region contains:
- the LOC114384025 gene encoding uncharacterized protein LOC114384025, whose translation MGNNTNGGWEWKLSWRTALFDSEIQMADNFLGELSQQQIQTNREDRCSWKHDQTGYYSTKSGYDLIWEAQMGANQNLDFVDIWKLKIPSKSLVFAWRLIRDRLPTRMNLRRRQVVIIK comes from the coding sequence ATGGGGAATAACACCAACGGCGGATGGGAGTGGAAGCTATCTTGGAGGACGGCTCTTTTTGatagtgaaattcaaatggcagaTAATTTCCTTGGAGAACTATCACAGCAGCAGATTCAGACAAATAGGGAGGATAGGTGCAGCTGGAAGCATGATCAAACTGGATACTACTCAACAAAAAGCGGATATGACTTGATATGGGAAGCACAGATGGGAGCTAATCAGAATTTGGACTTTGTGGACATTTGGAAGCTCAAAATACCAAGTAAATCACTGGTTTTTGCTTGGAGGCTAATTAGGGACAGACTTCCAACTAGGATGAATCTTAGAAGGCGGCAGGTTGTGATAATTAAATGA